Proteins found in one Quercus robur chromosome 2, dhQueRobu3.1, whole genome shotgun sequence genomic segment:
- the LOC126699984 gene encoding uncharacterized mitochondrial protein AtMg00310-like — protein MFREIQERVAKRVLGWKEKFISKAGREILIKTVAQSIPTYSMSLFRLLKAMCDAINSTLANYWWGQKYDERKIHWVSWQKLCTDKNRGGMGFRDIDAFNLAMLAKQAWRLLQGTQSLFYRVYKARYYPNCTFLEAQLGHNPSFVWQSLLTAREVIIAGSRWKIGDGKHIGVTTHKWLSHVPIFNGEPAPELKVSDLIDEDTR, from the coding sequence ATGTTTAGAGAGATCCAAGAGCGAGTTGCTAAGAGAGTGTTAGGATGGAAGGAGAAATTCATCTCCAAGGCTGGTCGAGAAATACTTATAAAGACAGTTGCACAGTCCATACCGACTTACTCCATGAGCTTATTCAGGCTTCTAAAAGCAATGTGTGACGCTATCAACTCGACCTTGGCCAATTATTGGTGGGGACAGAAATATGATGAGAGAAAGATCCATTGGGTGAGCTGGCAAAAGTTGTGTACGGACAAGAATAGAGGAGGTATGGGTTTTCGGGACATCGACGCTTTTAATCTTGCAATGTTGGCCAAGCAAGCATGGCGTCTGCTTCAGGGCACTCAGTCTTTGTTTTATCGAGTGTACAAAGCACGTTATTACCCTAACTGCACATTCTTGGAGGCCCAGCTGGGACACAATCCTTCTTTCGTATGGCAGAGTCTTCTAACTGCTCGGGAGGTGATCATTGCGGGATCAAGATGGAAAATTGGAGACGGAAAGCATATTGGTGTCACTACGCACAAATGGCTGTCCCATGTCCCTATTTTCAACGGTGAACCCGCTCCTGAGTTGAAAGTTAGTGATTTGATAGATGAGGACACAAGATAG